A single genomic interval of Oryza sativa Japonica Group chromosome 7, ASM3414082v1 harbors:
- the LOC4342294 gene encoding uncharacterized protein: protein MSNHCVGGGAAGVDDLTDDLIAEILLRLRPSEPACLVRASAVCKPWRRLLTDQAFLRRYRDFHGAPPLLGFLHNVAGGGEDRYVPFTASPVSPPDIACPCWVALDCRHGRALLDEFPFSADFTVWHPMAGRRRRLPRPDLPYFMSYAAAVLCSAVGCNHLDCRGGGPFLVVVVGIDEPEQQNSRPWATVYSSDSDSWSPTTSDYLNLTLTPNCDVDRKPAALVGDALHFALAEGSGIIKYNMGECSLSRIHPPVVYKGGIVVMAMGGNLLGLGGIEGSILSMWSSDVSLDGGVRWEKNRVIKLESLLPSIDCVEAVACELAQPAPIGFVDGADIVFVRTDAGIFMIELKSMCVRKVCERGYFKAVFPYTSFCTPGVHLQQNRVQFSRKRLLELREGDVATGMQSNGKSHKGRQP, encoded by the exons ATGAGCAACCattgcgtcggcggcggcgccgccggagtcGATGACTTGACGGACGACCTCATCGCCgagatcctcctccgcctccggccgtcCGAGCCGGCGTgcctcgtccgcgcctcggCCGTCTGCAAGCCCTGGCGCCGTCTCCTCACCGACCAGGCCTTCCTCCGCCGCTACCGCGATTTCCACGGCGCGCCTCCCCTGCTGGGGTTCCTCCAcaacgtcgccggcggcggcgaagaccgGTACGTCCCCTTCACCGCCTCCCCGGTCTCCCCGCCGGACATCGCGTGCCCTTGCTGGGTCGCCCTCGACTGCCGCCACGGCCGCGCCCTCCTCGACGAGTTCCCCTTCAGCGCCGACTTCACCGTGTGGCACCCCATGGcgggacgacggcgccggctcCCCCGGCCGGACCTCCCCTACTTCATGTCCTACGCCGCCGCGGTGCTCTGCTCCGCCGTCGGATGTAACCACCTCgactgccgcggcggcggccccttcctcgtcgtcgtcgtgggcaTCGACGAGCCGGAGCAGCAGAACTCGCGGCCGTGGGCGACCGTCTACTCGTCGGATTCCGATTCGTGGAGCCCAACGACCTCCGATTACCTCAACCTAACCCTAACCCCCAATTGCGACGTCGACAGGAagcccgccgccctcgtcggaGATGCGCTCCACTTCGCCCTTGCGGAAGGTTCTGGAATCATCAAGTACAACATGGGAGAGTGCTCGCTTTCTCGGATCCATCCACCTGTTGTGTACAAGGGAGGCATTGTGGTGATGGCAATGGGGGGCAATCTGCTCGGGCTCGGCGGCATCGAGGGTTCCATCCTCTCAATGTGGTCTAGTGATGTGAGCCTGGATGGTGGTGTCAGATGGGAGAAGAACAGGGTTATCAAGTTAGAGAGCTTGCTACCAAGTATCGATTGCGTAGAGGCAGTAGCATGTGAGCTTGCACAACCAGCACCGATTGGCTTTGTGGATGGTGCTGATATCGTTTTCGTTAGAACAGATGCTGGCATCTTCATGATTGAGCTCAAATCAATGTGTGTTAGGAAGGTTTGCGAGAGAGGATACTTCAAAGCCGTCTTCCCCTATACGAGCTTCTGCACTCCAG GCGTCCATCTCCAGCAAAACAGAGTTCAGTTCAGTAGGAAGCGGTTGCTGGAACTAAGAGAAGGCGATGTGGCAACAGGTATGCAATCCAACGGCAAGAGCCACAAGGGGCGACAGCCGTGA
- the LOC9271184 gene encoding uncharacterized protein: protein MGLCLSSGVAAAMAEAGMAASTAMVLLPTGELREYPRPATAARVLEDVAAAEGEEEDVGRRFFLCDADKMGFEGPVAAVAAAAELRPGQIYFVLPGEVRRRGMRREEVAALAVKASAALAAASSSSTTSGCGGGRRRRGSVAPLVFAPPEEEYEYDASDYCKSNASAAAAAAGKRRPVAARRGGGKGRQFATDLTAIPELDMITE from the coding sequence ATGGGGCTCTGCTTGTcgagcggcgtggcggcggcgatggccgaggcggggatggcggcgtcgacggcgatggTGCTGCTGCCGACGGGCGAGCTGCGCGAGTACCCGCgccccgcgacggcggcgcgggtgctGGAGGatgtcgcggcggcggagggggaggaggaggatgtgggGCGGCGCTTCTTCCTCTGCGACGCCGACAAGATGGGCTTCGAGGGACCCgtcgcggccgtcgccgccgccgcggagctccGCCCCGGGCAGATCTACTTCGTGCTCCCGGGCGAGGTGCGGAGGCGCGGGATGCGCCGCGAGGAGGTCGCGGCGCTCGCCGTCAAGGCATCCGCCGCGCTCGCTgccgccagcagcagcagcaccacatccggatgcggcggcggccggcggcggcgcgggtccgTGGCGCCGCTCGTGTTCGCTCCGCCGGAGGAGGAGTACGAGTACGACGCGTCTGATTACTGCAAGAGCaatgcgtcggcggcggcggcggcggcggggaagcggcggccggtggcggcgcgccgcggcggcgggaagggGAGGCAGTTCGCTACCGATCTCACCGCCATTCCCGAACTCGACATGATCACCGAGTGA
- the LOC4342293 gene encoding uncharacterized protein isoform X1, with product MAPPELTDDVVEEILLRLPPDDPSCSARASAVCKPWRRLLSDPVFLRRHRAFHRRRAPPLLGFIHHVSDEPARRVPSFAQFVPTTAFRPAELEHKNCWPLDCRHGRALFQSSNVELTIWDPMTGDVRRQREPYGTLCTFATAAVLCAVPGCDHHDCHGGPFVLVFVGNDEDDDGEEIASASSYSSETGTWTAASTVHHDDSLELESKPSVLAGDAVHFLTYFGKAILRYDLTKLELSVILPPVAYGDGDALLMTAEDGELGLALFDGEASIHLWARVAGAGWVRRNVIDLYAVLPFFDPVHSLSLVGFAEGTDIIFLHTIHGDYRMELKSLQISKLWEKDRCFNIFPYMSFFVPGTSFTNLLALGFGDRSVQSFRMEHASCSIHQS from the coding sequence ATGGCGCCGCCGGAGTTGACGGATGACGTCGTGGAGGAGATCCtgctccgcctcccgccggacGATCCCTCGTGCTccgcccgcgcctccgccgtctGCAAGCCCTGGCGCCGTCTCCTCTCCGACCccgtcttcctccgccgccaccgcgcgttCCACCGCCGACGAGCACCTCCGTTGCTGGGCTTCATCCACCACGTCTCCGACGAACCCGCCCGCCGCGTCCCCAGCTTCGCGCAGTTCGTCCCGACCACCGCGTTCCGCCCCGCCGAACTGGAGCACAAGAATTGTTGGCCACTCGACTGCCGCCACGGCCGCGCCCTCTTCCAGTCCAGCAACGTCGAGCTCACCATCTGGGACCCCATGACCGGCGACGTGCGGCGGCAGCGCGAGCCCTACGGCACCCTCTGCAcgttcgccaccgccgccgtgctctGCGCCGTGCCCGGCTGCGACCACCACGACTGCCACGGAGGCCCCTTCGTCTTGGTCTTCGTCGGcaacgacgaggacgacgacggggaGGAGATCGCGTCGGCATCCTCTTACTCGTCCGAGACCGGGACATGGACCGCCGCTTCCACCGTCCACCATGACGATTCCCTCGAACTCGAAAGCAAGCCCAGCGTCCTCGCCGGAGACGCGGTCCACTTCCTCACCTACTTCGGCAAAGCCATCCTGCGCTACGACCTCACCAAGCTGGAACTCTCGGTGATCCTCCCGCCGGTGGCgtacggggacggcgacgctcTCCTCATgacggcggaggacggcgagctGGGGCTCGCCCTCTTCGACGGCGAGGCCTCCATCCACCTCTgggcgagggtggcgggtgcAGGGTGGGTGCGGCGCAATGTGATCGACCTCTACGCTGTTCTCCCCTTCTTTGATCCTGTACACTCGCTGTCCCTGGTTGGCTTCGCGGAGGGCACCGACATCATCTTCCTCCACACCATTCATGGCGACTACAGGATGGAGCTCAAGTCACTGCAGATCAGCAAGCTGTGGGAGAAGGACAGATGCTTCAATATCTTCCCCTACATGAGCTTCTTCGTTCCAGGTACATCCTTTACCAATTTGCTAGCATTAGGATTTGGGGATCGTTCAGTTCAAAGTTTCAGAATGGAGCATGCCTCTTGCTCAATTCACCAATCGTGA
- the LOC4342296 gene encoding plastid division protein PDV2, translating to MEGEEIGLVLARASDLRSRISACVAAAGAREPPEGEGEGGEAVKRLCDGEEGEEEEEVESLVGISNALESLERQLASLQDLQHQQRYERETILSQIDRSRGCLLNKLKEYKGQDCEVIHEAASFAGEKIEHDDGLMLPPYSNHVTNSFVLDDLYPPSYLAKLKCMHNGLGSGGTNQDVTKTNRLENRNGSMPNGNSQGGIRSFVGWLAKTAVMVVGAVSIMKAAGYEPVIGRHSIKLDMAGLFSKEATSGKDQATVQCPPGKVMVLEDGRAHCVVKERVEIPFDTNLASPNASYGLG from the exons atggaaggggAGGAGATTGGCCTCGTCCTCGCCCGCGCCTCCGACCTCCGCTCCAGGATCTCCGCCTGCGTCGCCGCGGCCGGAGCCAGGGAGCCGccggagggcgagggcgagggcggggAGGCGGTGAAGCGGCTGTGCgatggggaggagggggaggaggaggaggaggtggagagccTGGTCGGTATCAGCAACGCGCTCGAGTCGCTCGAGCGGCAGCTCGCCTCTCTGCAG GACCTCCAACACCAACAAAGATATGAACGAGAGACCATTTTGAGCCAGATTGATCGCAGCCGAGGATGTCTTCTTAACAAGCTCAAAGAATACAAGGGGCAGGACTGTGAAGTAATACATGAGGCTGCTTCTTTTGCTGGTGAAAAAATTGAACATGATGATGGTCTCATGCTACCTCCGTACTCAAATCATGTCACCAATTCGTTTGTTCTTGATGATCTGTATCCTCCAAGTTACTTGGCCAAGTTAAAGTGTATGCACAACGGATTGGGTTCTGGTGGGACTAACCAAGATGTTACAAAGACAAACAGGCTGGAGAACAGGAATGGTAGCATGCCAAACGGCAATTCACAAGGAGGAATTAGATCTTTTGTTGGATGGCTTGCTAAAACTGCAGTAATGGTTGTAGGTGCTGTATCTATCATGAAGGCTGCTGGTTACGAGCCAGTGATAGGAAGACACAGCATAAAATTGGATATGGCAGGTTTGTTCAGTAAGGAGGCAACCAGTGGAAAAGATCAGGCTACTGTCCAATGCCCTCCTGGTAAAGTAATGGTTCTCGAAGATGGCAGGGCTCACTGTGTTGTGAAGGAAAGAGTCGAGATACCTTTCGACACCAACCTCGCCTCTCCAAATGCAAGTTATGGGTTAGGCTGA
- the LOC4342293 gene encoding uncharacterized protein isoform X2, producing the protein MAPPELTDDVVEEILLRLPPDDPSCSARASAVCKPWRRLLSDPVFLRRHRAFHRRRAPPLLGFIHHVSDEPARRVPSFAQFVPTTAFRPAELEHKNCWPLDCRHGRALFQSSNVELTIWDPMTGDVRRQREPYGTLCTFATAAVLCAVPGCDHHDCHGGPFVLVFVGNDEDDDGEEIASASSYSSETGTWTAASTVHHDDSLELESKPSVLAGDAVHFLTYFGKAILRYDLTKLELSVILPPVAYGDGDALLMTAEDGELGLALFDGEASIHLWARVAGAGWVRRNVIDLYAVLPFFDPVHSLSLVGFAEGTDIIFLHTIHGDYRMELKSLQISKLWEKDRCFNIFPYMSFFVPGRDRNKLPSPTIIASI; encoded by the exons ATGGCGCCGCCGGAGTTGACGGATGACGTCGTGGAGGAGATCCtgctccgcctcccgccggacGATCCCTCGTGCTccgcccgcgcctccgccgtctGCAAGCCCTGGCGCCGTCTCCTCTCCGACCccgtcttcctccgccgccaccgcgcgttCCACCGCCGACGAGCACCTCCGTTGCTGGGCTTCATCCACCACGTCTCCGACGAACCCGCCCGCCGCGTCCCCAGCTTCGCGCAGTTCGTCCCGACCACCGCGTTCCGCCCCGCCGAACTGGAGCACAAGAATTGTTGGCCACTCGACTGCCGCCACGGCCGCGCCCTCTTCCAGTCCAGCAACGTCGAGCTCACCATCTGGGACCCCATGACCGGCGACGTGCGGCGGCAGCGCGAGCCCTACGGCACCCTCTGCAcgttcgccaccgccgccgtgctctGCGCCGTGCCCGGCTGCGACCACCACGACTGCCACGGAGGCCCCTTCGTCTTGGTCTTCGTCGGcaacgacgaggacgacgacggggaGGAGATCGCGTCGGCATCCTCTTACTCGTCCGAGACCGGGACATGGACCGCCGCTTCCACCGTCCACCATGACGATTCCCTCGAACTCGAAAGCAAGCCCAGCGTCCTCGCCGGAGACGCGGTCCACTTCCTCACCTACTTCGGCAAAGCCATCCTGCGCTACGACCTCACCAAGCTGGAACTCTCGGTGATCCTCCCGCCGGTGGCgtacggggacggcgacgctcTCCTCATgacggcggaggacggcgagctGGGGCTCGCCCTCTTCGACGGCGAGGCCTCCATCCACCTCTgggcgagggtggcgggtgcAGGGTGGGTGCGGCGCAATGTGATCGACCTCTACGCTGTTCTCCCCTTCTTTGATCCTGTACACTCGCTGTCCCTGGTTGGCTTCGCGGAGGGCACCGACATCATCTTCCTCCACACCATTCATGGCGACTACAGGATGGAGCTCAAGTCACTGCAGATCAGCAAGCTGTGGGAGAAGGACAGATGCTTCAATATCTTCCCCTACATGAGCTTCTTCGTTCCAG GTCGTGATAGAAACAAATTGCCATCTCCAACAATTATAGCATCAATTTAG